A single genomic interval of Nonomuraea rubra harbors:
- a CDS encoding DUF5997 family protein gives MTSSKPKSIQTMKPETAAKKLGVLCSATPAEFQAGVVSRDELNALQSAPPAWLVDLRRNGPHPKQVVAAKLGVSISGLARAGITEPLTTAEIDALKAENPEWLEHERAVQAEARKEAQRLKQQR, from the coding sequence ATGACCTCGTCCAAGCCGAAGAGCATCCAGACGATGAAGCCCGAGACCGCGGCCAAGAAGCTGGGCGTGCTCTGCTCGGCCACTCCCGCCGAGTTCCAGGCGGGAGTCGTCTCCAGGGACGAGCTGAACGCGTTGCAGTCCGCGCCGCCCGCCTGGCTCGTCGACCTGCGCCGCAACGGCCCGCACCCCAAGCAGGTCGTCGCCGCGAAGCTCGGCGTCTCCATCTCCGGCCTGGCCAGGGCCGGCATCACCGAGCCGCTCACCACCGCCGAGATCGACGCGCTGAAGGCGGAGAACCCGGAGTGGCTGGAGCACGAGCGGGCCGTGCAGGCCGAGGCCCGCAAGGAAGCACAGCGTCTCAAGCAGCAGCGCTAG
- a CDS encoding aldo/keto reductase — translation MEQRVLGRTGRRVGVVGLGAWQLGADWGEVSEDEAVATLSAAVESGVTFIDTADVYGDGRSEQIVGRFAKDRPEITVATKMGRRLEQVPDNYVMSNFRAWNERSRRNLGVDTIDLVQLHCPPTPVYSTDAVFDALDTLVSEKKLAAYGVSVETCEEALTAIARPGVATVQIILNAFRLKPLEEVLPAARAAGVGIIARVPLASGLLSGKYDEHTTFSADDHRTYNRRGEAFDVGETFSGVDFGTGLEAVRRLAPLVPEGVTMAQFALRWILDQEGLSVVIPGARNPAQARANAAADAVPPLDEATLAAVRDVYDELVRPQVHHRW, via the coding sequence ATGGAACAGCGGGTGTTGGGGCGTACCGGACGCCGGGTCGGGGTGGTCGGGCTCGGCGCCTGGCAGCTCGGCGCCGACTGGGGCGAGGTGTCCGAGGACGAGGCCGTCGCCACGCTGAGCGCGGCGGTGGAGTCGGGTGTGACCTTCATCGACACCGCCGACGTGTACGGCGACGGGCGCAGCGAGCAGATCGTCGGCCGCTTCGCCAAGGACCGCCCGGAGATCACCGTCGCGACCAAGATGGGCCGCCGTCTGGAGCAGGTCCCGGACAACTACGTGATGTCCAACTTCCGCGCCTGGAACGAGCGCTCGCGCCGCAACCTCGGCGTGGACACCATCGACCTGGTCCAGCTCCACTGCCCGCCGACGCCCGTCTACTCGACGGACGCCGTGTTCGACGCGCTGGACACGCTGGTGTCGGAGAAGAAGCTCGCCGCGTACGGGGTGAGCGTGGAGACCTGCGAGGAGGCCCTGACCGCCATCGCGCGCCCCGGCGTGGCGACGGTGCAGATCATCCTCAACGCGTTCCGGCTCAAGCCGCTGGAGGAGGTGCTGCCTGCGGCCCGCGCGGCCGGGGTGGGCATCATCGCCCGCGTCCCGCTGGCCAGCGGCCTGCTGTCGGGCAAGTACGACGAGCACACCACGTTCTCCGCCGACGACCATCGCACCTACAACCGGCGCGGGGAGGCGTTCGACGTCGGTGAGACGTTCTCGGGCGTGGACTTCGGCACCGGCCTGGAGGCGGTGCGCCGCCTGGCGCCGCTGGTGCCCGAGGGCGTCACCATGGCGCAGTTCGCGCTGCGCTGGATCCTGGACCAGGAGGGCTTGTCGGTGGTGATCCCGGGGGCCCGTAACCCGGCCCAGGCCCGGGCCAACGCCGCCGCCGACGCCGTGCCGCCGCTGGACGAGGCCACGCTGGCCGCCGTACGGGACGTCTACGACGAGCTCGTCCGCCCGCAGGTCCACCACCGCTGGTAG